The Seriola aureovittata isolate HTS-2021-v1 ecotype China chromosome 3, ASM2101889v1, whole genome shotgun sequence genome includes a region encoding these proteins:
- the dnajb1b gene encoding dnaJ homolog subfamily B member 1b produces MVKMGKDYYHILGIKKGASEDDIKKAYRKQALRFHPDKNKSPGAEEKFKEIAEAYDVLSDPKKKDVYDRFGEEGLKGGGPSGGGGPGTFSYTFQGDPHAIFAEFFGGRNPFEQFFGARNGGMDEDMDTDDPFARFGMGAGGMGGFPRSFSTGMGGMGGHSSVVKKQQDPPVIHDLRVTLEEVLSGYTKKMKISRKRLNPDGRTVRTEDKILEVQIKKGWKEGTKITFPKEGDESPRNIPADVVFVLKDKPHPMFKRDGSDIIYTAKISLRDALCGCTVNAPTLDGRAVTVSTTDIVHPGMKRRVSGEGLPYPKRPDRRGDLIVDYEVKFPERLSQSARDTIAQVLPRS; encoded by the exons ATGGTCAAAATGGGTAAAGACTACTACCACATTTTGGGAATCAAGAAAGGAGCATCTGAGGACGATATAAAGAAAGCTTATCGTAAGCAGGCTCTACGCTTTCACCCCGACAAAAACAAGTCACCTGGAGCCGAGGAGAAATTCAAAGAAATTGCTGAAGCTTACGACGTTTTGAGCGACCCGAAGAAAAAGGATGTCTACGATCGTTTTGGTGAAGAAG GTCTGAAAGGCGGAGGCCCCTCAGGTGGTGGTGGTCCTGGCACTTTCAGCTACACCTTCCAGGGCGACCCTCATGCTATTTTTGCTGAGTTCTTTGGTGGACGTAACCCCTTCGAACAGTTCTTTGGTGCCCGCAATGGGGGCATGGATGAGGACATGGACACTGATGACCCTTTTGCCCGCTTTGGGATGGGGGCCGGTGGAATGGGTGGCTTCCCCCGCTCCTTCAGCACTGGTATGGGAGGAATGGGTGGTCACAGTAGCGTTGTAAAGAAGCAGCAGGACCCCCCTGTGATTCATGATCTGCGGGTGACCTTGGAGGAAGTTCTGTCAGgttacacaaagaaaatgaaaatctctCGTAAAAGACTGAACCCTGATGGGCGAACAGTAAGGACAGAAGATAAAATCCTGGAGGTGCAGATAAAGAAGGGGTGGAAGGAGGGCACCAAAATCACATTTCCTAAAGAGGGGGATGAGAGTCCCAGAAACATTCCAGCTGATGTGGTCTTTGTGCTGAAGGACAAGCCCCATCCTATGTTTAAACGCGACGGCTCTGACATAATTTACACAGCCAAGATCTCACTCAGAGAT GCCTTATGTGGCTGCACAGTCAATGCACCCACACTGGACGGTAGAGCGGTAACCGTGTCAACAACAGATATCGTGCATCCAGGTATGAAGCGGCGGGTTAGCGGAGAGGGGCTGCCTTATCCCAAACGGCCTGATCGTCGAGGTGACCTGATAGTGGACTATGAGGTCAAGTTCCCAGAAAGGCTCAGTCAGAGTGCCCGGGACACCATCGCCCAGGTCCTCCCGCGAtcatga